A genomic stretch from Telopea speciosissima isolate NSW1024214 ecotype Mountain lineage chromosome 7, Tspe_v1, whole genome shotgun sequence includes:
- the LOC122667560 gene encoding receptor-like kinase TMK4: protein MGERKIPFSPSLLIISSFFFIFLRLFPSAVADDAAIMKKLAANLKSTPTDWTGSDPCSWTGIKCDNSNRVTAINLASKSLSGTLTPDLNQLTQLQTLALQNNGIGGSLPTLANLTNLQEVYLDNNNFTSIPSTFFTGLTNLQNLSISQNINLEPWLIPASLADSSSLVYFYASNANAVGTIVDIFGSFPNLQSLRLSYNNLTGSLPKSFAGSGIRNLWLNNQVLGLSGPIDVIGTMTQLSQVWLHQNAFTGSIPDLSNCTTLFDLQLRGNQFTGVIPSSLMSLSHLVNVSLDNNNFQGPYPSFGTGVLVTLGTTNNFCNSKPGPCAPQVTTLLAIAGDLGYPMNLATSWGGNDPCQGWTFITCDAQKNVTIVNFAKQHFTGTISPYFANLTSLKSLLLNDNNLSGPIPATLTSLIQLQTLDVSNNNLSGLVPVFPAGVTLKLTGNKFLGSNSTSGGGGGGSPESSPGSRSPTGNNNSTSGGAKSSHGRSGLIAGVVVAAVIFMGVVAFVICYAKKRKQKTGLVPLPQNEKEMGKNGAVGPSNGYGGFGSELQSQSSDTSEVQVFDGGNVAISIQVLREVTNNFSEENILGRGGFGVVYKGVLHDGTQIAVKRMECAAMGTKGMNEFQAEIAVLTKVRHRHLVALLGFCVNGNERLLVYEYMPQGTLGEHLFDCNANGYPPLTWKQRVTIALDVARGVEYLHGLAQQSFIHRDLKPSNILIGDDMRAKVSDFGLVKNAPDGKFSIETRLAGTFGYLAPEYAATGRVTTKVDVYAYGVVLMELITGRKALDETMPDDRTHLVTWFRRVLINKDNIGKAIDPSLDPDDETFEYICKVAELAGHCTAREPSQRPDMGHAVNILAPLVEQWKPSSHHEGDGYGIDLHLSLPQVLEQWQSEGTSTTVGGDSFYNRSIMSHGNTQSSIPPQPSSFGDTFKSTDGR from the exons ATGGGAGAACGGAAAATCCCGTTCTCTCCTTCGCTTCTGatcatctcttccttctttttcatcTTCCTCCGTCTCTTCCCTTCCGCCGTCGCAGACGACGCTGCAATCATGAAGAAACTCGCCGCCAATCTCAAATCAACCCCTACAGACTGGACAGGTAGCGACCCATGCTCATGGACAGGCATTAAATGCGACAACTCGAACAGGGTCACCGCCATTAACCTCGCTTCCAAGAGTCTATCTGGTACCCTTACTCCAGATCTCAATCAACTCACCCAGCTTCAAACCCTCGCTCTTCAAAACAACGGTATTGGAGGCTCATTACCCACCCTTGCAAACCTCACAAATCTCCAAGAGGTTTACTTAGACAACAATAACTTCACATCGATTCCTTCCACTTTCTTCACCGGGCTCACCAATTTGCAGAATCTGAGTATAAGCCAAAATATCAACTTGGAACCATGGCTGATCCCTGCAAGTCTCGCTGATTCGTCGAGTTTGGTCTATTTCTATGCGAGCAACGCTAATGCTGTGGGTACCATTGTGGATATTTTTGGGTCATTTCCGAATTTGCAATCCCTACGGCTTTCCTACAACAATCTCACAGGTTCTTTACCCAAATCCTTCGCAGGAAGTGGGATTCGGAACCTTTGGCTTAACAATCAGGTTCTTGGTTTGTCTGGGCCGATTGATGTTATAGGAACAATGACGCAGCTCAGTCAGGTATGGCTCCATCAGAATGCATTTACAGGGTCGATTCCAGATCTTTCGAACTGTACCACTCTGTTTGATCTTCAGCTTCGTGGCAATCAATTCACTGGGGTGATACCCTCTTCGTTAATGTCGCTGTCTCATTTGGTTAATGTTTCTTTGGATAACAATAACTTCCAAGGTCCTTACCCGAGTTTTGGTACTGGAGTTCTGGTAACTCTTGGCACAACCAACAATTTCTGTAATTCAAAGCCAGGTCCTTGTGCACCTCAGGTGACGACATTGCTTGCTATTGCCGGAGACCTTGGTTACCCTATGAACTTAGCGACTTCTTGGGGAGGGAATGACCCGTGCCAAGGTTGGACTTTTATTACCTGTGATGCGCAGAAGAATGTAACAATAGTTAACTTTGCAAAACAGCACTTCACGGGAACGATCTCACCTTATTTTGCTAACCTTACTTCATtgaagagtttgttgttgaatGACAATAATCTCAGCGGCCCGATTCCGGCTACTTTGACCAGCTTGATTCAACTCCAAACGCTTGATGTTTCCAACAACAACCTCTCTGGACTAGTTCCAGTTTTTCCTGCTGGTGTAACATTGAAATTGACAGGTAACAAGTTTCTTGGCAGCAATTCAACATCtggtggaggtggcggtggAAGCCCAGAATCCAGTCCAGGTTCGAGATCCCCGACCGGAAATAACAACTCAACCTCTGGAGGAGCAAAGAGCTCCCATGGTCGATCTGGTTTGATTGCTGGTGTAGTGGTTGCCGCTGTGATTTTTATGGGTGTCGTAGCTTTTGTCATATGTTACGCTAAGAAACGCAAACAGAAAACTGGGTTGGTCCCTCTCCCTCAGAATGAGAAGGAAATGGGGAAGAATGGAGCAGTTGGCCCTTCAAATGGATATGGTGGGTTCGGAAGTGAATTACAAAGTCAAAGCAGTGATACTAGTGAAGTCCAGGTCTTTGATGGTGGAAATGTTGCTATTTCAATCCAAGTCCTCCGAGAGGTGACGAACAACTTCAGTGAAGAGAACATATTGGGTAGAGGAGGATTTGGAGTTGTCTACAAAGGAGTACTCCATGATGGGACACAAATAGCAGTGAAGCGGATGGAATGTGCTGCAATGGGTACAAAGGGGATGAATGAATTTCAGGCAGAGATTGCAGTCCTTACAAAGGTTAGACACAGGCATCTGGTCGCTCTTCTGGGGTTCTGCGTCAATGGCAATGAGAGGCTTTTGGTATATGAGTATATGCCACAGGGGACTTTGGGGGAGCATTTATTTGATTGTAATGCAAATGGGTATCCTCCTCTTACATGGAAACAGAGGGTGACAATCGCACTAGATGTAGCCAGGGGAGTAGAATATCTTCATGGCTTAGCACAGCAGAGTTTCATCCATAGAGATTTAAAGCCCTCGAATATACTTATTGGGGATGACATGAGAGCTAAGGTTTCTGATTTTGGTTTAGTTAAGAATGCTCCTGATGGGAAGTTTTCCATTGAGACTCGATTGGCAGGAACATTTGGGTATCTTGCACCTGAATATGCTG CAACTGGGAGGGTGACCACAAAAGTTGATGTTTATGCATATGGTGTGGTCTTAATGGAGCTGATCACTGGTAGAAAAGCACTGGATGAAACCATGCCAGATGATAGAACACATCTAGTGACATGGTTCCGTAGGGTCCTGATCAACAAAGACAACATTGGAAAAGCTATTGACCCTTCCCTTGACCCTGATGATGAGACCTTTGAGTACATTTGCAAGGTGGCAGAGCTTGCGGGTCATTGTACGGCTCGTGAACCTTCTCAGAGACCAGATATGGGACATGCAGTGAACATCTTGGCTCCTCTTGTAGAACAGTGGAAACCCAGTTCCCACCACGAAGGAGATGGTTATGGCATTGACCTCCACTTGAGCCTACCTCAAGTGCTAGAGCAATGGCAATCCGAAGGCACCTCCACAACTGTTGGTGGTGATTCCTTCTATAACAGAAGCATAATGAGTCATGGGAACACCCAATCTAGCATTCCTCCACAACCTTCTAGTTTTGGTGACACATTCAAATCAACTGACGGCCGATGA